One Corynebacterium appendicis CIP 107643 DNA window includes the following coding sequences:
- the glp gene encoding molybdotransferase-like divisome protein Glp, with amino-acid sequence MRSVDDHLAMIIDATMTPEPIRIGITDALGLMCAEEVQATSPLPGFSQAAVDGYAVRAVDVGGGTSLGHKEDSPAPEASLPVVGEVAAGSQKPLRLQPRQAVRVATGAPLPTLADAVLPLEWSDRGRKRVTPHRPVRSGDFIRREGDDIQPGDIAVRSGAVLGPAQIGLLAATGRDKVLVYPRPRVTVMSYGLELVDIDRNPGLGQVYDVSSYAVASAAKDAGADVNRVGIINAEPRRLKEQLAVQAQKSEFIVITGAVGGSSAKPIQEALGELGGIDTTRVAMHPGSAQGFGLIGEDRIPVFLLPSNPVSALVIFEALIRPAIRTSLGKRVPTRRTVKARALGRVESIPGRLGFIRARLMRDAETHDYLVDGIGGVSGSPAHLLAGLAEANAIIRIPTDVSEVRPGDIVDVLFLQQRA; translated from the coding sequence ATGCGTAGTGTCGACGACCACCTCGCCATGATCATCGATGCGACGATGACGCCCGAGCCCATCCGCATCGGCATCACCGACGCGCTCGGTCTCATGTGCGCCGAAGAGGTGCAAGCGACCTCGCCGCTGCCCGGATTCTCCCAGGCCGCGGTAGATGGCTACGCAGTCCGCGCCGTTGACGTCGGGGGCGGAACAAGCCTGGGGCACAAAGAAGATTCCCCGGCTCCTGAAGCGTCCCTGCCCGTCGTCGGTGAAGTCGCCGCAGGGTCCCAGAAGCCCCTGCGCCTCCAGCCCCGCCAGGCCGTCCGCGTCGCGACGGGTGCGCCGCTGCCGACGCTCGCCGACGCCGTTCTTCCCCTCGAATGGTCCGACCGCGGCCGCAAGCGCGTCACTCCGCACCGCCCGGTCCGCTCCGGAGATTTCATCCGCCGCGAGGGCGACGACATCCAGCCCGGTGATATTGCTGTCCGCTCCGGCGCAGTCCTGGGGCCCGCACAAATCGGCCTGCTCGCCGCCACCGGCCGCGACAAAGTGCTGGTCTACCCGCGCCCGCGCGTCACCGTCATGTCGTACGGCCTCGAGCTCGTCGACATCGACCGCAACCCCGGCCTGGGGCAGGTCTACGACGTCAGCTCCTACGCGGTGGCCTCCGCCGCGAAGGACGCTGGCGCCGACGTGAACCGTGTCGGCATCATCAACGCCGAACCCCGCCGACTCAAAGAACAGCTCGCGGTGCAGGCGCAGAAGAGCGAATTCATCGTCATCACCGGCGCCGTCGGCGGCTCCAGCGCAAAGCCGATCCAGGAAGCCCTCGGGGAGCTCGGCGGAATCGACACCACCCGCGTGGCCATGCACCCCGGCTCCGCGCAGGGCTTCGGCCTGATCGGGGAGGACCGCATCCCGGTCTTCTTGCTCCCGTCGAACCCGGTGAGTGCCCTGGTCATTTTCGAGGCACTTATCCGCCCGGCGATCCGCACATCCCTGGGTAAGCGCGTGCCCACCCGCCGCACCGTGAAGGCGCGCGCCTTGGGCCGCGTCGAATCGATCCCGGGCCGTCTCGGCTTCATTCGCGCCCGCCTCATGCGCGATGCGGAGACCCACGATTACCTCGTCGACGGCATCGGCGGTGTCTCCGGCAGCCCCGCCCACCTACTGGCAGGCCTGGCCGAAGCGAACGCCATCATCCGCATTCCCACCGATGTCTCCGAAGTGCGCCCCGGCGACATCGTCGACGTTCTCTTCCTTCAACAGCGGGCGTAA
- a CDS encoding GNAT family N-acetyltransferase: protein MFNFFGRAKHPGWPEATPTVNIPGASLRLRPLASSDGKHWSRMRIRDEEILRPVEPTVPGTWEDGHSQAAWRSNWQNLRRFAHDGIIVPLAIELDGRFIGQVTLGNIQHGAIGECWIGYWVYSRYSGRGIATVACALGVDHAFARVGMHRVTATYLPDNPASGKVLANVGFREEGYLRENLHIDGAWRDHYFVAQNIDDLPGSAVERLAARGRLWI from the coding sequence ATGTTCAACTTCTTCGGCCGGGCGAAACACCCCGGCTGGCCTGAAGCGACCCCCACGGTGAATATCCCGGGGGCCTCGCTGCGTCTGCGCCCGTTGGCCTCGAGCGACGGCAAGCACTGGTCCCGCATGCGCATCCGCGACGAAGAGATCCTCCGGCCCGTCGAACCCACCGTCCCCGGCACATGGGAGGACGGGCATTCGCAGGCCGCGTGGCGCTCCAACTGGCAGAACCTGCGCCGTTTCGCCCACGACGGCATCATTGTCCCGCTCGCGATCGAGCTCGACGGCCGGTTCATCGGCCAGGTCACCCTGGGCAATATCCAGCACGGGGCGATCGGGGAGTGCTGGATCGGTTACTGGGTCTACTCGCGCTATTCGGGCCGCGGCATCGCCACCGTCGCTTGCGCCCTCGGCGTGGACCATGCATTCGCCCGCGTCGGCATGCACCGCGTGACCGCCACGTATCTCCCCGACAACCCGGCGTCGGGGAAAGTACTTGCCAATGTCGGGTTCCGCGAAGAGGGCTACCTGCGGGAAAATCTGCATATCGACGGCGCGTGGCGCGACCACTACTTCGTCGCCCAGAACATTGACGACCTGCCCGGATCCGCCGTGGAGCGGCTCGCTGCCCGCGGCCGCCTCTGGATCTAG
- the sepX gene encoding divisome protein SepX/GlpR: protein MSGSLSLIIVLIVVVWAIVLAPMVLGDSKPIRRSGEGYDETRVLHQGNTPLAARRRPRVTKDDIHSFDEDDDYEVLDEEAVLIDDTRPKMSDNPSEEPVDESSSGSTSLKKLIDGEIVEETEAEAEADAEAEADSEEVSETDSETADAPEYELDASYLSPEDYGYTTVTKLEEKEPESEEEAESVAEAEVEEASEPTEDELAFARARRGGWDPEMAKRVREDRFRRRQRTLLGLVVLFGTSFVIGIVSGGWAWLAPAAAAGLLAWYMTALRTTVKKERALQARRVRQLRRARLGVVTAAEDAPVPPHMRRPGAVVVEVDDESADFANLPTYTVPREESERIREIA from the coding sequence ATGTCCGGCAGCCTGAGCCTGATCATCGTCCTCATCGTGGTGGTGTGGGCGATTGTTCTCGCCCCGATGGTGTTGGGGGACTCGAAGCCGATCCGCCGCTCCGGGGAGGGATACGACGAGACGCGTGTGCTGCACCAGGGCAACACTCCGCTGGCGGCACGTCGCCGTCCGCGAGTGACCAAAGACGACATCCACAGCTTCGACGAAGATGACGACTACGAGGTGCTCGACGAAGAAGCAGTGCTTATCGACGACACCCGCCCCAAAATGTCTGACAACCCTTCCGAAGAACCCGTCGACGAATCTTCCTCCGGCTCCACCTCCCTGAAGAAGCTGATCGACGGAGAGATCGTTGAGGAAACAGAGGCTGAGGCAGAAGCTGACGCCGAAGCAGAAGCAGATTCTGAAGAAGTCTCCGAAACAGACTCCGAAACAGCCGACGCTCCCGAGTACGAACTCGACGCCTCCTACCTCTCGCCGGAAGACTACGGCTACACCACCGTGACCAAGCTCGAAGAGAAGGAACCGGAGTCTGAGGAAGAGGCCGAATCTGTAGCTGAAGCAGAGGTTGAAGAAGCCTCCGAGCCCACCGAAGACGAGCTCGCTTTTGCGCGTGCGCGCCGCGGGGGCTGGGATCCGGAGATGGCCAAGCGCGTGCGCGAGGACCGTTTCCGCCGCCGTCAGCGCACCCTGCTGGGGCTGGTCGTGCTCTTCGGAACCAGCTTTGTTATCGGCATTGTCTCTGGCGGCTGGGCTTGGCTCGCGCCGGCCGCGGCTGCCGGCCTGCTGGCCTGGTACATGACCGCGCTGCGCACGACAGTGAAGAAGGAGCGCGCGCTGCAGGCCCGCCGTGTGCGCCAGCTGCGTCGTGCACGCCTCGGTGTTGTTACGGCTGCCGAGGATGCGCCGGTGCCACCGCACATGCGCCGCCCGGGCGCAGTGGTGGTCGAGGTCGACGATGAGAGCGCCGACTTCGCTAACCTTCCCACCTACACCGTGCCGCGCGAAGAATCCGAGCGGATCCGCGAAATCGCGTAG
- a CDS encoding hotdog fold domain-containing protein, translating into MTTTFSSQVNDNPGKSAQLWEKFSDTKLKRLIFSAFYSVKAPYFRTVMPRVQVAEPGRCVVRLGKWWGVQNHIGTFHVIAGLNGAEAAMGLLCEVTVPDSHRWIPRGMRADYPAKSTGGLTITATGDFPDFDTITRESGGQLVTINCEIVDDAGVEPITAEIDVWVTAKK; encoded by the coding sequence ATGACGACTACTTTTTCTTCTCAGGTAAACGATAATCCCGGCAAGTCCGCCCAACTGTGGGAGAAATTCAGCGACACGAAGCTCAAACGCCTGATCTTCTCCGCGTTCTATTCGGTGAAGGCACCGTACTTCCGCACAGTCATGCCGCGCGTGCAGGTCGCAGAACCCGGCCGCTGCGTTGTCCGCCTGGGCAAGTGGTGGGGTGTGCAGAACCATATCGGCACCTTCCATGTCATTGCCGGCCTGAACGGCGCAGAAGCGGCCATGGGGCTGCTGTGCGAGGTGACAGTGCCGGATTCGCACCGCTGGATTCCGCGCGGCATGCGCGCAGACTACCCGGCAAAGTCCACCGGCGGCCTGACCATCACCGCCACCGGCGACTTCCCGGACTTCGACACGATCACCCGCGAGAGCGGCGGCCAGCTGGTCACCATCAATTGCGAGATCGTCGACGATGCCGGCGTCGAGCCCATCACCGCCGAGATCGACGTGTGGGTCACGGCCAAGAAGTAG
- a CDS encoding thiamine pyrophosphate-dependent enzyme, translating into MHVGSAIAQTLKNHGTEQVFLVPGESYLAVLDGLHDTDISTIVCRHEGGAAYMADAYGKATGEPGVVMVTRGPGAANAKIGVYTAWQDAVPLVLFIGLIPREDRYRESFQEFDPHQWFGSIAKGVFIIDKPERASGIVSNAMRLAKQGRPGPVVVGLPEDVVAAEFPAGAELAPPIQVAHGGVSDADAAVLKDKLEQAQRPLIFEGGQGWTQQACDAVQRFAEAHEIPVVGDTRSSDRIHFDSPANAGWLGTARKEETAQLLDDADLLITVCGVLWDKPSDNFTRRQDYSADNIVVTPDSDLVGHTAAVTRHIIASPQAFAEALGSLALDSTPDTRQWFNHARELHVQHSTLPTVAERYDEPAGCVDMHDVMDALLKKLPDDAICTYGAGNHCFWPQRFFPTRAFPSMIANRLGSMGYSLPAGIASKLAFPDRFTVVFTGDGEFMMNGNELITAVRYHTPMLIVVVDNAQYGTIRMHQEKHYPGRVSGTQLENPEFCALAEANGAWAAKLDDPADVDNIVSEAVRQVEDGRVALLHVRVDQEQAEPLS; encoded by the coding sequence ATGCACGTCGGTTCCGCCATCGCCCAGACCCTCAAGAATCACGGGACCGAGCAAGTCTTCCTTGTTCCCGGTGAGAGTTACCTCGCTGTGCTCGACGGCCTGCACGACACCGACATCTCCACCATTGTGTGTCGCCACGAGGGCGGTGCGGCCTACATGGCAGACGCATATGGCAAAGCGACGGGCGAACCCGGCGTGGTCATGGTCACCCGCGGCCCGGGTGCCGCCAACGCGAAGATCGGCGTGTACACCGCCTGGCAGGATGCCGTCCCGCTTGTGCTGTTCATCGGTCTGATTCCACGCGAGGATCGCTACCGCGAGTCTTTCCAGGAGTTTGATCCGCACCAGTGGTTCGGGTCCATTGCGAAGGGCGTGTTCATTATCGACAAGCCTGAGCGGGCCAGCGGCATCGTGTCCAACGCAATGCGCCTAGCTAAACAGGGCCGGCCAGGCCCCGTCGTGGTCGGTTTGCCGGAGGATGTGGTGGCCGCTGAGTTCCCCGCTGGTGCGGAGCTCGCCCCGCCGATCCAGGTCGCTCACGGGGGCGTGTCCGACGCCGATGCCGCTGTGCTCAAGGACAAGCTGGAACAGGCGCAACGCCCCCTCATCTTCGAGGGCGGCCAAGGCTGGACGCAGCAGGCCTGCGATGCCGTCCAGCGTTTCGCTGAGGCTCACGAGATTCCCGTCGTGGGCGACACCCGCTCCTCCGACCGTATCCACTTCGACTCCCCCGCCAACGCCGGCTGGCTGGGCACCGCACGCAAGGAGGAGACCGCCCAGCTTCTCGACGACGCTGACCTCCTCATCACCGTCTGTGGCGTCCTGTGGGACAAGCCCTCGGACAACTTCACCCGCCGGCAGGACTACAGCGCAGACAATATTGTGGTCACGCCGGACTCGGACCTCGTCGGCCACACCGCCGCTGTCACGCGCCACATCATCGCATCCCCGCAGGCCTTCGCCGAAGCCTTAGGCAGCCTCGCGCTCGATTCCACCCCCGACACGAGGCAGTGGTTCAATCACGCGCGTGAGCTGCATGTGCAGCACTCCACGCTGCCGACAGTCGCGGAGCGTTACGACGAGCCTGCCGGATGCGTCGATATGCACGACGTCATGGATGCGCTGCTAAAGAAGCTTCCCGACGACGCCATCTGCACCTACGGTGCCGGCAACCACTGCTTCTGGCCGCAGCGGTTCTTCCCCACGCGGGCGTTCCCGTCGATGATCGCGAATCGTTTGGGGTCGATGGGCTACTCGCTGCCAGCCGGTATCGCCTCGAAGCTGGCGTTCCCCGACCGCTTCACCGTTGTGTTCACCGGTGACGGCGAGTTCATGATGAACGGCAACGAGCTGATCACCGCCGTGCGCTACCACACCCCGATGCTCATCGTGGTTGTGGACAACGCCCAATACGGCACGATCCGCATGCACCAGGAAAAGCACTATCCCGGCCGTGTGAGCGGCACACAGTTGGAGAACCCCGAGTTTTGCGCACTCGCGGAAGCCAACGGGGCGTGGGCTGCGAAACTCGACGACCCCGCCGACGTAGACAACATTGTCAGCGAAGCCGTCCGCCAAGTCGAGGACGGCCGCGTGGCGCTGCTCCACGTCCGCGTGGACCAAGAGCAGGCGGAGCCGCTTTCCTAA
- a CDS encoding DNA-3-methyladenine glycosylase I, protein MTTYFDIETCCTCSYDHRPFDFLNIDDCPLHSRLLAPLLKNKPAIVGPVLCEDGTYRPPWAATDSLTRLYYDTTWGVPAVDENDVFRALCFQVLQSGLSMRAALAKFPALNRAFSGFDPDIVARMTDGDVDKMMDTPALIRNRTKLRAVIVNAKATVGLRQDGKRLSELVWAHRPADMPQPETILDIPESTAESKALARELKSHGFTFIGPKSVWLFMQATGIVNTHLVATGRRTFVPSLLHFDL, encoded by the coding sequence ATGACGACTTATTTCGACATCGAGACATGCTGCACCTGTTCCTACGACCACCGCCCATTCGACTTTTTGAACATCGATGACTGCCCGCTGCACTCCCGCCTTTTGGCGCCGCTGCTGAAGAACAAGCCCGCAATCGTTGGCCCCGTGCTGTGCGAGGACGGCACGTACCGCCCGCCGTGGGCCGCCACTGATTCGCTGACGCGCCTGTACTACGACACGACCTGGGGTGTCCCCGCTGTCGACGAGAACGACGTCTTCCGCGCCCTGTGCTTCCAAGTCTTGCAGTCGGGTTTGTCCATGCGCGCTGCGCTGGCGAAGTTCCCCGCCCTCAACCGAGCGTTCAGCGGCTTCGACCCCGACATCGTTGCGCGGATGACTGACGGCGACGTGGACAAGATGATGGACACCCCCGCGCTGATCCGCAACCGAACCAAGCTCCGCGCGGTGATCGTTAATGCCAAGGCGACAGTGGGGCTGCGCCAGGACGGCAAGCGCCTGTCTGAACTTGTCTGGGCCCACCGCCCCGCCGACATGCCGCAGCCGGAAACCATACTGGACATCCCGGAATCGACTGCAGAATCTAAGGCGTTGGCCAGAGAGTTGAAGTCCCACGGGTTCACCTTTATCGGGCCGAAGTCGGTGTGGCTGTTCATGCAGGCGACGGGCATTGTCAACACCCATCTCGTTGCAACGGGGCGGCGCACCTTTGTGCCGTCGCTGCTGCACTTCGACCTTTAA
- a CDS encoding DoxX family protein: protein MNRPAVRDFALLLARFIVGVVFIARGYQHWVGVGMRTTAQQFAEAGVPQPRLVAYAAGSVELIGGAMLIIGLLTTIMAGLMAVMVLVAAYFVHLPNGFFAEDGGVEYPLILAVLLGLIVVFGAGRASLDRVLVDD, encoded by the coding sequence ATGAATAGACCGGCCGTGCGTGACTTTGCGCTGCTCCTTGCGCGTTTCATCGTCGGAGTGGTGTTCATTGCCCGGGGGTACCAGCACTGGGTTGGCGTGGGCATGCGCACTACTGCGCAGCAGTTCGCCGAGGCCGGCGTGCCGCAGCCACGGTTGGTTGCGTATGCGGCGGGTTCCGTCGAGTTGATTGGCGGCGCCATGCTCATCATTGGTTTGCTCACCACGATCATGGCGGGCTTAATGGCCGTGATGGTGCTGGTAGCCGCGTATTTTGTGCATCTTCCCAACGGGTTCTTCGCCGAAGACGGCGGTGTGGAGTACCCGCTGATTCTCGCGGTGCTGCTGGGGCTCATCGTCGTGTTCGGGGCAGGCCGCGCAAGCTTGGACCGGGTGCTGGTTGATGATTAG
- a CDS encoding zf-HC2 domain-containing protein, producing MISHSEVQKALSARIDGEDPSIDNSILDAHLAGCPECLAFWERSLRLTSSLSLVDADGAMAPPADLSKVIFAGVEGEFRRVSARRVVALAVGRMLLVLLAVVHAFWAGEDIVSLVAATVDTSMSQLLIGTAAVHVGITAALLFAAWKPSQIPGILLIVGAMFGFTVGFVVLEAVSGSGTAPWWQFVTLLLTCAALVFMWFADKGLKNPLLGLSSRPLS from the coding sequence ATGATTAGCCACAGCGAGGTGCAAAAAGCGCTCTCCGCGCGTATCGACGGCGAAGACCCCAGCATCGACAACTCCATCCTCGATGCGCACCTTGCCGGCTGCCCCGAATGCCTGGCGTTTTGGGAGCGGTCACTGCGCCTGACCAGCTCCCTGAGCCTTGTCGACGCTGACGGCGCCATGGCCCCTCCCGCCGACCTCTCAAAGGTCATCTTCGCCGGCGTGGAGGGCGAGTTCCGCCGCGTTTCTGCCCGGCGCGTCGTCGCCTTGGCCGTGGGCCGGATGCTCTTGGTTCTCCTGGCGGTTGTTCATGCCTTCTGGGCCGGAGAGGACATCGTTTCCCTCGTGGCTGCCACGGTGGATACCTCGATGTCGCAGCTGCTCATCGGCACGGCAGCCGTGCACGTGGGTATCACGGCGGCGTTGCTGTTCGCCGCCTGGAAGCCGAGTCAGATCCCCGGGATCCTGCTCATTGTGGGGGCCATGTTCGGTTTCACGGTCGGCTTTGTCGTGCTCGAGGCGGTCTCGGGAAGCGGCACAGCACCGTGGTGGCAGTTCGTTACGTTGCTGCTCACCTGCGCTGCGTTGGTCTTCATGTGGTTTGCGGACAAGGGGTTGAAAAACCCATTGCTCGGATTGAGCTCTCGGCCCTTGTCTTAG
- a CDS encoding dolichyl-phosphate-mannose--protein mannosyltransferase — translation MSATVVAEKVRVDRPAPTAPVTVPWSQRDTITTTAIAILAFFTRFIGVTTAESSGTPVFDEKHYAPQAWDIFRSSFNPVIGGIESNPAYGLVVHPPLGKQLAALGEALFGYSPLGWRFVAALFGALTVVFIMLLARRISQSWVVALFAGIIALCDGVLLVIGRFGMLDVFILLPVVVAAWTLAGDMRQVHRRLDSAYRTGTMGSSPYGPRLGFRWWRFATGVALGCALSVKWSGLYYIAFFGLLSSFYDLWLRRRYGVEKPVAGMLLRDVPSALASIVLIPAVVYMWSWRAWFASETSVYRHAAVDGTIADSDWPWLTHLPDALGGWLYYHFSVLNFHSELTSSSGHSHPWDSKPWSWLVASRPILYYSSTGIECAGGQECRRMIYLFGTPAIWWLTVPVLLWAIWAWISRGDRRVILPLVAFGAGFLPWLVAFDRQMYFFYAAPLVPFTIVLLALALGNLAQRGGPVPRLQKIAGYPITWGQFAVLCYLAVVIGMFFYFSPILYGFVIPDSWYNQLMWLPSWK, via the coding sequence GTGAGTGCGACAGTAGTGGCCGAGAAAGTGCGCGTGGACCGCCCCGCCCCCACCGCCCCCGTGACGGTGCCGTGGTCCCAGCGCGACACGATCACCACGACGGCGATCGCCATCCTCGCCTTCTTCACGCGATTTATCGGAGTGACCACGGCAGAGTCCAGCGGCACCCCCGTCTTCGACGAGAAGCACTACGCCCCGCAGGCCTGGGACATCTTCCGCTCTTCATTCAACCCGGTCATCGGCGGTATCGAATCGAACCCGGCGTACGGCCTCGTGGTGCACCCTCCGTTGGGCAAGCAACTCGCCGCGCTCGGCGAGGCCCTGTTTGGCTACTCCCCCCTCGGCTGGCGTTTCGTGGCGGCCCTCTTCGGTGCGCTGACCGTGGTGTTCATCATGCTGCTGGCCCGCCGTATCTCCCAGTCGTGGGTGGTGGCGCTGTTCGCCGGCATCATCGCGCTGTGCGACGGTGTGCTGCTGGTCATCGGCCGTTTTGGCATGCTCGACGTGTTCATTCTCCTCCCCGTCGTCGTAGCCGCATGGACCCTCGCCGGCGATATGCGCCAAGTGCACCGCAGGCTTGACAGCGCCTACCGCACCGGCACCATGGGTTCCTCCCCCTACGGCCCCCGCCTGGGCTTCCGCTGGTGGAGGTTCGCCACCGGTGTCGCGCTCGGGTGCGCCCTGTCCGTGAAATGGTCCGGCCTGTACTACATCGCCTTCTTCGGGCTGCTGTCGTCTTTCTATGACTTGTGGCTGCGGCGGCGCTATGGCGTGGAAAAGCCAGTGGCTGGAATGCTGCTACGCGACGTGCCTTCGGCGCTGGCTTCCATCGTGCTCATCCCCGCGGTGGTGTACATGTGGTCTTGGCGGGCCTGGTTCGCCTCGGAGACCTCCGTGTACCGCCACGCGGCTGTCGACGGCACCATCGCAGACTCCGACTGGCCGTGGCTGACTCACCTGCCCGACGCGCTCGGCGGGTGGCTCTACTACCACTTTTCCGTGCTCAACTTCCACAGTGAACTGACCTCCTCGTCAGGCCACTCGCACCCGTGGGACTCGAAGCCGTGGTCCTGGCTGGTGGCATCCCGCCCGATCCTCTACTACTCCTCCACCGGAATCGAATGCGCCGGCGGACAGGAGTGCCGGCGGATGATCTACCTCTTCGGCACGCCCGCCATCTGGTGGCTGACCGTGCCTGTGCTGCTGTGGGCAATCTGGGCGTGGATTTCCCGTGGCGACCGGCGCGTCATCCTGCCGCTCGTCGCCTTCGGCGCGGGATTCCTGCCCTGGCTCGTCGCCTTCGACCGCCAGATGTACTTCTTCTACGCCGCGCCCCTGGTCCCCTTCACGATCGTGCTGCTGGCCCTGGCGTTGGGGAACCTGGCCCAGCGGGGCGGACCCGTGCCGCGCCTGCAGAAGATCGCCGGCTACCCGATCACATGGGGGCAGTTTGCGGTGCTGTGTTACCTGGCGGTGGTCATCGGGATGTTCTTCTACTTCTCCCCCATCCTGTACGGGTTTGTCATTCCCGACAGCTGGTACAACCAGCTCATGTGGCTGCCGAGTTGGAAGTAG
- the rsmI gene encoding 16S rRNA (cytidine(1402)-2'-O)-methyltransferase: protein MDNTLPAHGVVVAATPLGNIGDASPRLVHALEHADVIAAEDTRRARNLAAALGVEIRGRVVSNFDHNEDKRVAELIDVARNSTVLIVTDAGMPLVSDPGHSLVAAAHDAQIPVTCLPGPSAVTTALALSGLGVGRFIFDGFAPRKQGARQAWLESLRNEKRAVCFFESPHRLEQTLVEAADVLGDRQAAVCRELTKTFEEVKRGSLVELAEWSREGVKGEVTVVIDGGTDIAEPEDVLGLVQQRVDDGMRAKDAVKEVAKSAGIKAGELYDAFIASRRS, encoded by the coding sequence ATGGACAACACTCTCCCCGCACACGGCGTCGTGGTGGCCGCCACTCCTTTGGGCAACATCGGTGACGCGTCGCCCCGCCTCGTGCACGCCCTCGAGCACGCGGATGTCATCGCGGCGGAGGACACACGCCGCGCTCGCAATCTCGCGGCCGCTCTCGGCGTGGAGATCCGCGGACGCGTCGTGTCGAATTTCGACCACAATGAGGACAAACGCGTTGCTGAGCTTATCGACGTCGCCCGCAACTCCACCGTCCTCATCGTCACCGACGCCGGAATGCCATTGGTTTCCGACCCAGGCCACTCCCTCGTCGCGGCTGCCCACGATGCGCAGATTCCGGTGACGTGTCTGCCTGGCCCTTCGGCGGTGACTACGGCTCTCGCCCTGTCGGGCTTAGGAGTAGGCAGGTTCATTTTCGATGGGTTCGCTCCCCGGAAACAGGGTGCCCGGCAGGCCTGGCTGGAGTCGTTGCGCAATGAAAAGCGGGCCGTGTGCTTCTTCGAGTCCCCGCACCGCCTCGAGCAAACGCTCGTTGAAGCGGCCGATGTGCTCGGGGATCGTCAGGCCGCGGTGTGCCGCGAGTTGACGAAGACCTTCGAAGAGGTCAAGCGCGGCAGCCTCGTAGAGCTCGCCGAATGGTCCCGCGAGGGCGTCAAAGGAGAGGTCACCGTCGTGATCGACGGCGGTACCGACATCGCGGAACCCGAGGACGTTCTCGGGCTCGTGCAGCAGCGCGTCGACGACGGGATGCGGGCCAAGGACGCGGTCAAGGAAGTCGCGAAGTCCGCCGGGATCAAGGCGGGCGAGCTTTACGACGCTTTCATTGCCTCGCGCAGATCCTAG